The Phaeodactylum tricornutum CCAP 1055/1 chromosome 8, whole genome shotgun sequence genome has a window encoding:
- a CDS encoding predicted protein codes for MSWKNWWRPSICRQDPPSASSTSLDGETRTLRSFDCELPDPDADSQLEEKAENAAVRDFDVKRAELLGIRRRRMLHRTEPQSTSDTFPHVCQGESWDCGIACIEMVYLWCCQSCRVDAFPLSAVRDWMVRFASTQSIWTVDLVILLQGLKDKLQLPINLLFCSDTLRVNTALAALDYYQSTFDKDRKRVQHRLQAVSKMNIPVHQGELRVDDLVAILSDDNAVAIVLVNNAMLMDQDVPGQLGRESCYTGHYLVLSGVSSKPQHVTACHDAWRENSPSWCFIAHNPASDEKVTFLNPVTLELAWDSIGTDHDIIFIVK; via the coding sequence ATGTCTTGGAAGAACTGGTGGAGACCTTCAATATGTAGACAAGACCCACCCAGCGCCAGTAGTACGTCTTTAGACGGAGAAACGCGGACATTGCGATCTTTCGACTGCGAATTGCCAGATCCCGATGCCGATTCACAGCTAGAAGAAAAGGCGGAAAATGCAGCAGTACGCGATTTCGATGTCAAAAGGGCCGAGCTACTAGGAATAAGACGGCGACGCATGTTGCACAGGACGGAACCACAGTCTACTTCCGATACCTTTCCTCACGTTTGCCAAGGGGAATCATGGGACTGCGGTATTGCATGCATTGAGATGGTATACTTGTGGTGCTGTCAAAGCTGTAGAGTTGACGCTTTTCCGCTGTCAGCAGTACGAGACTGGATGGTTCGCTTTGCTTCGACACAATCCATTTGGACCGTGGACCTTGTCATTCTTTTGCAAGGATTAAAAGACAAACTGCAGCTTCCAATTAACTTATTGTTTTGTTCCGATACGTTGCGAGTCAATACAGCCTTGGCCGCTCTTGACTATTATCAATCCACGTTCGACAAGGACCGGAAACGAGTCCAGCATCGTTTGCAGGCCGTATCCAAAATGAATATTCCAGTTCATCAAGGCGAGTTGCGAGTGGATGATCTCGTTGCAATACTGTCGGATGATAATGCTGTTGCCATAGTTTTAGTCAACAATGCAATGCTAATGGATCAAGATGTCCCTGGCCAGCTAGGTAGAGAAAGCTGTTATACCGGGCATTATCTCGTTCTGTCGGGAGTTTCCAGCAAACCCCAACATGTGACCGCGTGTCATGATGCCTGGAGGGAAAACAGCCCCAGCTGGTGCTTTATAGCACACAACCCGGCGTCGGACGAAAAAGTCACTTTTCTAAATCCAGTAACGCTGGAGCTGGCTTGGGACTCGATAGGAACGGACCATGATATAATATTCATCGTGAAGTAA